TTTTGACTGCTGTTTTAGTTTTTTCCCTGGGGCGGGTCGGCCGGAAATTTCCGTTGTCCACCATGTTGTTGAGCGGGATGGCGGTCGGATTTTTTTTCTCGGCCCTGATTACCTTGGGTATGTTCGTATCCGGCGAAGAGCTGCACCAGGTGGTCTTCTGGCTTATGGGTGGATTCTGGAATCGGAGTTGGCGTGACGTGGGCATGGTGCTGCCGCTTTTTCTCGTTTCGGTGCCCGTTCTGCTTATCCATGCCCGGGAACTGAACGCTCTCTTGTTGGGCGAACGGGTGGCGGCCAGCATCGGGGTCGAAACGGAACGGGTGAAAAAGCGCCTTCTGGTGGTCAGCTCCCTCCTGGTTGCCGCCTGTGTCTCGGTCAGCGGGGTCATTGGCTTCATCGGACTGGTCATTCCCCATCTGGTTCGCCTCCTGGTTGGGCAGGATCACCGGCGCCTGTTGCCCGCCACATCTCTGGTCGGTGGGATTGTGCTCCTGTGGGCCGATACCCTGTCGCGGACGATCGTTCATCCCTCGGAACTCCCGGTCGGTATTGTGACCAGCCTCCTGGGTGTTCCTTTTTTCATGTATCTGCTGCGCCGGGGTCGGGGGAAATGGTGAATCCCTACCTTGTGGTACAAAACCTCACCTTTGCCTACAACCGACGGACGGTCCTCCATGGGCTCTCTTTTGCGCTGTCGGAAGGAGATTTCATAGGGATTTTGGGGCCCAACGGATCGGGGAAAAGCACGCTTCTCCATTGTCTGGCCGGCTTGGAAAAGCCGAAAGGGGGTTCGGTTCAACTGGGCGGGGAGAATCTCGGCCGTCTTGACCGCCGGGAACTGTCCAGGCGCGTGGCCATTGTGTTTCAGGATGTTCCCCAGGGGTTGGATCTTCCCTGTTTTGAGGTGGTCATGCTGGGTCGCTTTGCTCACCGCAGGCACAAAGAAGCGGAGAACGACGATGATTTCCAGGCGGTGGAGTCCGCGATGCGTCTGACCGCGACCTCTCATTTTTCCGATCGGCCCTTCAACGAGCTGTCCGGCGGCGAAAAACAACGAGTCATGATCGCCCGGGCACTGGCCCAGGAACCCCGCCTGCTCCTCCTGGACGAACCGACCAGCCATCTGGATATCCTCCATCAGATTGAAATCATGGGTATTCTCGCTGGCCTGAATAAAAGCGGCATAGCTATTCTGGCCGCTTTACACGACCTGAACCTGGTGTCTCAGTTCGCAACCCGGGTGCTTCTCCTGAAAAAGGGGACGATACTCAAGTCCGGCCTGGTGAGCGAGGTGATGAACGGACCGGACTTGGAGGATTTGATGCAGGTGGAATTTCTCGTGGAAACCCATTCTCTGACCGGCCGTCCGTACTTTTTGCCCTTGGGCGAAAGGGTGGTTCCGGACACCGCTGCCCCCCGCATCCACCTGGTTTCAGGCGGAGGGAGCGGCGCGCCGTTCATGCGGGAGCTGACCGAACGCGGTTTTCGAGTAAGCGTGGGGGTCGTAAACCGCCTGGATACCGATGAAGAGGTGGCCCGACGGCTGGGTTTACTGGTGATTTCCGCTCAGCCGTTTTCGTCCTTTGGTCCGGAGACGATATCCCAGGCCGGCTCGCTTGCCGGAGAGGCGCTCTTTGTCCTGGTGGTTCCCACGTACTGGGGCCGGGGAAACGAAGAGAACCTCGCCATGGTCCTGGACTTACAAAAACAGGGAAGGACGATTCTTCTCCTGAGTCAGGCACTGGAGCCTTCCTGGGACTATACCGGCGGATCTGCGCTATGCTCGCTCGGACAACTGGTGGAAAGGGGTGCCCGGGTCTTTGACGATCGGTCGGCCCTCTACCGATTTCTGGACAACGCGGTGAAAACTGATCGATAACAACCATGATTCCACTGCAATAAATAATTTTGCTGCAAAATCAAGTTTTCATCATCGCCTCTACGCCTCAACCGTTTCCGAATGATGGGAACTCGTTGGTCCGGTAAGGATAATTGAAAGTATCCCAAACCTTGGGGCACTTGAACAGAAGGGTTTCAGCAAAACGGAGAAACCGGCAGGGACCTTGTGCTATAATAGCACAGAGAGTCTCGGTGACGGTTTTCGGCGGATGCCTACGGTGGTTTTCCCGGGGAGTCGGCCAGTTGGGGCCGACAGTGGTGTTTATGAAAAATGAAGATGGGATGAAGCGCGTAAGGGTTTTCATTCATATGGTTTTAAGCCCCGGCGCTTTTCTGCCTTGGCCCCTTTGCTTACAGAGGAAGGGGTTGATCGAGAGGTTTTTACCATTTTTATTGGGAGGACTGGACATGAACTGGAAAAAATATATGATCTGGCTAACCCTGCTGCTCTTGGTCGGTGGTATGGGATTGGGGACGGCGGTTGTCTCGGCTCAACCCCGGTTTTTTCTCCGTTTTACTCTGACCCCCGACGTGTATGTCAGCATTCCCCGCTCGCCACAGGTCAGTGTATCGGTGGACCGGGGGGAAGGCGGCAAGTATTACGAAGGTGATCCGATTACCATCCGGTACCGGACGACGGGCGGCGGGTACATCAATCTGGTCCAATACCGGACTGACGGTGGGGTGCGGGTGTTGGTCCGCAACCAGTTCATACCCGCTGGATCGAACCAGGTCTTCAACGATTCGATTTCCGGACCTTCGGGTACGGAAAGCCTGGTGGCCTTGTTCACTCCCGATGAAGTGAACGACAGCCAACTGGGGCGATTTATCCAGGAACCGCACCAAGTCGGGCGCATCTTCGGACGTTTCCATGTGAACCGGACTCATTACGAAGTCGTCAGCCGGTTCACCGATACTTCTCTCATCCTCGACCCGGTCAATTTTTCCATCGACGAAGGCGCTTCGATAACCATGACCGCGACTCTGCGGGACGTCTCGGGATTTCCCCTGCCGGGGAAGGTCCTGGACTGGTCGGTGACCGATGGATCACTCACCACCTTCCGTTCGGTGACCGGACCCAACGGGGTCGCCCGGGTGGACTTTTTTGCCCCGCCAACCGGTGGCTCATCGGTGATCACCATCAGTGTCCGTTTTGCCGGAGACCAGTGGTCATCGGCAAGCGTGGCCCAGTCGACGGCCAACGTGAGAATTCGTCACCAGCCGAGCCGGCTCCTTATCGAGCCGACCTCGTTTACCGCCGCACCGGGGGACCTCGTCCGCCTGGTCGCCACCCTGCGGGACGGGGCGGGAAATCCGGTGTACGGGCGGACAATCTTCTGGAGCGCCGACTGGGGGAGTTTCGACCGCATGTCGGCAGTCACCGATTCCACCGGCCGGGTGCTGATCAACTATCGCCCCCCGAACGTTACCTCCCGGACCAATGTCGCCGTCACCGCCGAGTTCCGGGGGGTGCCGGGCCTTGGCCCGGTTTCTCAGACCATTTTCGGGACGATCGAGCCCGCCCGGCATCTTCCCCCCTCCGCTACCCTTTTCTATGTCGATTTCGGTGGGAGAAGTCCGGTATACAACGTAGCCGGTTTGCAGTATTCCGGGGCTCTGGTTACCGGTTATGCGGCCAGCGGCGCGACTGCTCTGGAAATGACGCCGGGGGACACTCTCACATTCAGCTTCAATCCTGGGGGAATTCCCGAAGAAGGTGCGGTGTTCGTTTGGGTGCAGGGAGAAGCCCGCACCAGACTGAACGTGCGCTTGAACAATCGCCGGATCGGCAATATCACCCCTGTTTCCAGGCTCCTGGAGCCGGACCGGGAAGAGAAAATAACCTTTTCCGCTTTGGATTTCGTCAGCGAAACAAACCGCCTTCTCCTTGAGGTGGAAGGACCGCGCAATGCCGTCCTGCGCGTCCAGCGGATCATCATCGTCTTTTAACGGGGGAATGTGTCGCCCTTCCGGAGAACCACTCCGGGAGGGCGCTTTTTCTCGCCCAGCATCCTGCCGGAAAGGTTCGGAAAACCACTATGGCCTTTGTACGGGGAAAAGCGTTGCTTCCGGAAAATACCCCTCTGGTGCAGAAAAATCCCTGGGAATATATCTCGGTCATTTATAAGGACAACCGGAAAGAATCGATGATCCCCCTGGTCGATGCCCGGGTGGAGGTCTTCCTGCCGATCAGCCGGGATGTGGTCAGTCGGGGGTTGACCTCCGACGACGGGGGGTTTTTTGTCCGGGTCCCGGCCGGAGAGCGGTATTTTCTGGAAATTTCCCTCGCCGGCAAACTCATCCTCCTGGGGTATATATCGGTCGATGATGAGATCGAGACAGACATCGGGGTCCTCGACAGCCTGACCACCTCTTATGCCCTGTATATGCTCCGGAAAGTCTTTCAGGGGGAAACGACTGACCAGGAGGCAGACTTCGATGCGGAGGACTTTCATACGCTCAGGCACAACGTCGAAGAGTGCTGGAAAGCGGGTCAGGGGCTTGAAAGCCTGGCTGAATACCATCGGTTCGCGAAGTGTGCTCCGTCGTGCCTCGCGACGCTCGACCCTTCCGGCCTTTTGCGCGCCTTTCATTGCGCGCCGGACCGGCTGGGTAAGCAGCTCACCTGCGAATGGGAATCCCGGGAACCGGGGGGGGTGGCTTTGTGTTACCGGTCCTTTCGTTCTCGCCATTTCCGCCGGAAGTGGAGCGATCCCAATCAAACCCGGGGTTGGTTGATGGTCCCGACACCGGGAGAGTTCGAAGGGTATCTCTATTTTCTGGAATTTCAAAGCCAGCAGGGTTTCCTGGGGCGGACCCCATTGTATGTTTGGCGGACGCCTCTCCAACCGCTATCCAGAACGTCGGTTCTCATCGGCCGCCAGGAAGGCCCGGCGATTGTTTCCCGAGCCGAAAAATCTGGGGAACAGCGGATTCCGGGGACCGTTCGGCCGTTCAACCTGCGCCTTCACCAGGCGCTGGAGAAGCGGTTCGAAGCGGAAATCGACCTGACCTTCTCCCGGAAAATCCGCGTACCCCGTTACTTAGTCCGGGAAGGCTTTCAGGATTTGGAATTGAATATTTACCTTCCCCAGGAACATTCTTTCCTCTGGGGACCGGTGAATGAATCGCCCGGAGTGGAGTTGGTCCGCTTTTCGCTGAAAGCGCTGGCGAAAGAATGGCGGGTTATTCCGGTAGAGATCCTTCCGGAGAGTATTGTAGAAATCGGTTTCAGCACGCCGTTTGCCGAACTTGTCGCTTACCGGGAAGGGGAAAGCTACCGGCTTTTTTCGGATTTGGACCTGCAAAGCCCGGTGACGATCCTCTCCTTTCGGAAGATCGATTCTCTGGGATTGGAGAGCATCATTTATTACCGAGGCCGCTTGTCCATGCGGGGAGAGGGACTCTTCGAAGGGTTCCGGATGAACGTCGCCTTCGAAGGAAAGTTTGAAGAAGATGGAGAAGAAGGGTTTTTCCCGGGTGTTCCCGGTGAAATCACTGGAAACGTCGAGTACCGCCTGGACTATCGCATCGAGCCAGGAGGGACGGAATAAGTATAAGTCGGAAGGACCGGGTATGTATGGGTCAGGCGGGTTGTTGCGTAGCAGGGAATAGGGAATCGCTATCCAGAGTGGAGGGAAAACCTTGAGAAAAAAGAGCTTTTGGACTGTTGCCGTCGTGCTGATCTCATTGCTGATGTCATCGTTCTTGGGGGCCCAGGAGGCCGAAAACGGGACGGCGGAAGTCTTCGTCGGGGAACCGGATGCCGGAGAAACGGTGCGCGAGGTTGTCCTGGAACGTGCCGAGCGGGTCAGATACGATTCTTTGAAAAATATCTTTGAAGCCCTTGGAAACGTGCGGGCCATTCAGGGGCAGAACCTGATCGAAACCCAGGAGATGGAGTATAACCTGGAGACCAACACCGGCGTGTTCCGAGGGGGGGTGGTGGTGACCCGCGAAGCAACCGTGATCCGTTCCGAGACCATGGACGGTGATTTCGACGCGGAACTCTACCTCTTCCAGGGTGGCGTGGAACTGACCAAAGAACGCCAGGAAGAGGAAGGGACCTCGACCATATTCTGGAAGGCGCAGGAGATCTCCTTTGATGGAAATACCGAGGAGGCCTGGAGCGAAGGGGCCGCGGAAATCACCTGGAAGGAGGTCAATATCAGCGCCCAGCGGGTGCATTACTTTCCGGCGGACGAAGGAGCCGGAACCTTGGAGCGTATGGCGTTCGAAGGAGAAGTGATCATCACCGAGCAGGAACGGGAGATCCTGGCCGAGAGAGCCGTCTATTACCTCGCCGATGAAGTGCTCGAAGCGGAAAACATCATTCGCGCCCGCTTTATTATCGAGGATTGATCCTTTATGCTCCGCTTTGTTCTCGTTGTCTGGCTGGTTCTGGGCATTGCCTTGAGCTTTTCTGTACTCCGGGTGTTTGGTCAGGTTCCACCCGAAGAAACGCCGTCCACCGGGGAGGTTCTTCTTCCGGAGGCCGCCGTACCCCCGGTGCCGGGATCGATGACCCTGGAAATCCCCGACGGGAGGCCGGCGATTGAACTCACCGGAGAGCGGCTGATTTACCATCCGGACCTCGACGAAATCACGGTGATCAACGGCCAGCTCGCTTACCGGGACTTTACGCTCCAGGCCGATATTATCCGTATTGACCTGGAGCGTAACGAACTGGAAGCGGAGGGTAATGTGGTGGTCCGGGAAGGCCGGGAAGGATCTCTCTCCCGGACGGTCAGGTACGACTGGGGCCGCGAAGTGTGGTATTTCCAGGACATGGCCTCCCATATCACCGGCCGGGGGATCGAGGGGATCATCTTTTTTCGGGGGGAAAGTGTTGTCCGCACCGAGGAGAAATCGGAGATCACCCGGGCCTTTTTGACCACCTGCGACCTCGCCGAACCCCACTACCACATCGAAGCCCGCAGGATCGAAATCTATCCGGGGAAAAGGGTCATTCTCCACAACCTGTCCTTTCATGATTTCAATACCCGCCTGATTTCCATTCCGCATTACGTGATCTTTCTCGACCGCCGGGAGCAGTTGCCCTTCCTGCCGATGGTCGGTCATACCTCGGCCGACGGCTTCTACGTGAACTTTTTCTATAATTACTTCGTCAGTCCCGAGTCCTTCGGCACCGTGTATCTCGACTGGTGGGAAAAGCGGGGCTGGGGCTTGGGTATCCGGCATTTTCTCGAGGGGGATGCGGCCAACGAGCGGGGCCAGGCCTATTTTTATTACACTGACCGGCGCCAGGGCGAAGACACCCTGATCGGGCATGTTCAATACCAACGGCAGCTCGCCGAGGATACCGTGTTCGCCGCGAACCTGGATTACCGCGGTGTGCCCGGCGAAGTTCAGGACCATTATACCGGCCGCCTCTCGATCACCCAGGACCGGGACCGTGGCACCACCCGCTGGGATCTCTCCTTCGATTCCGACCTCGTCGCCCGCCGGGACTCGTTGCTCTCCAGACTCCTCTACACCTATGATTTTGGTGACCAGTTGATCGGGTCGATCCTGCTTGACTATACCCGCCTGTCGGCCTGGGAGGCCTCCCGGGACGACAGGCTGCGTTATCTTCTGTCGCTGAGCAAGGTCGAGGGGGATTATACCTATATCCTGCGTTATGAGAGCTACGGGGATATGGGAAGTTACGGGATCGATCCGGCCGGCCGCCGCTTTGTCTACAGAATGCCGGAATTCGAGATAATGAAGCGGCAGACCCGGTTGGGCCAATCGGATTTCCTTTACCGAACCGGCTTGATTTACGGGCATTACTGGGAAGAGGAAACCGGGGTGATCGAAGACCGGCTCCGGCTCTGGTTGGACATGGAGGGACGCAGCACCCTGGGACCCTGGACGACGCTGGTGTCCAATTTCCGCTTCGAGCAGGATTTTTACGGGAATGATTTCGCCCGCTACATCTGGGCGGGAGGGCTCCGGCTGGACCACCGTCTCGCCCCCGGCCTGGACGTTTCACTCAACTATCACCGGCGGGATTTCGACGGGGCTACTCCTTTTCGTTTCGACTTTACCACCCGACGTACGGACGCCCTGGGAGTGACCCTCAACTACCGGTCCGGCCCCTGGCGGATCGGTATGGATACCGGGTATGATTTCCTCGCTGAGGATTACCTGGAAGGGTCGGTTTTCATGGGTTACGATTTCGATGAGAAGAACAGCCTATTGCTCCGGGGATCCTATGATTTCGACAATGGGGAATGGACCGGCTTGACTCTGGGGTTTGGCGCTTCCATCGCAGTGACCCCGGAATGGCGCCTGGAGTTCGACGGAAACTGGAATCTCCTGGCCGGCCGGGTTTCGGGAATCCAGGTGGGGATCACTCGAGACCTTCACTGCCGGGAAATCAGCCTGGTCTACGACAACGACCGGGAGACCTTCTGGCTGGAGTACAGCATTAAAGCCTTTCCCACCGAAAAATTCATCCTGGGAGGCGGATAACGTGAGTAAACGACCAATCCTGACCGTTCTGAGCATCGCTCTTCTCGCGGTGGCCCTCGCGGTGGTCCTCGCGGTGGCCGGTTGCGCCCGCGGAGAACAGCCCCCCTGGGGCGACCCGGGCGATTCCCTGATTCTGGACGCTTTTTTCGAGGCAGCAGTTGACCCCGATTTTATATATTGGTTCGCCGTCGACACCGACGGTGATCCCCTCAGCGGCCCGGATACCGATCCCCGGACCTGGCCGGGCCGGGGCTTTTATGTGGTCCGCTTTGAGGACAACCAGTTTTTCCTGACCAGACCGGACGGGAGGGAGGAATTCTTCCGGGAGGGCGCGGTCATCGATCTTGCTCAACTCCGGATTACCTTAAGTCTTGCCGATCTGGAAAACCCGGCCGATATCCAGGTTATGGTGGTGGTAACCGACTGGGGGGGGTCCCCGGAAAGCTATCTGCGGGAATTCCGTAATCTCCGGACGGCCACCGACTTTTTTCCCCGCCCCTGGACCGATATCGCCGGAGATCCCGGAGAACCGGCCTCCTCTCTCAGCCGGGTGGAGCCCCGGATCGGGTTTTAACTTCCGAACTTCCAAAGAAAAAGAGCGGATATGGGAAGTGAGTAAAGTTGCAGTGATGCTGAAAAGGCCGTCCTTGGCCTTTTCGCTGCGAAAATGCGGTGGTTTCGGTGGCTGATTTAGGCGGCTCAGGCCCCGGCTTCCTTCGTTCTTTTGCAGCAAAATTACTTATTGCAGTAGAATCACTGTTATAATAAGAGAAAGCAGGTGAAAGGAACGTGGTAAAGAAGCGCGTGAATCGCCATCTGTTAGCTTGGGCCCTCCGGGGTATTCTCACCCTCGTTCTGGTCATCGCCGCCGGCTGCACCCCCGGGGTCATGCCCCCCCGTCCCGACGGCCGGGGCGGCGACTGGACCGTCATGGTCTTTCTCAGCGCGGATAACGACCTGGAAAGGTTCGGCTGGGAGGATCTCCGGGAGATGGAGATGGTCGGTTCCACTTCCCGGGTCAACATCGTGGTTCAGTTTGACACTTACACTGGACCAGCCAAACGCTATCATGTAATGCGAACCCCGCATCAGTCCTATCTGACCGCCGTCTCCTCGCCGGTTCTCCAGGAATTAGGCGAGGTGAACATGGGTGACCCCGTCACCCTCGTCGATTTCGTCCGCTTTGCGACCGAACGGTTTCCGGCCCGCCACTACGCCCTCGTGGTCTGGAGCCACGGCAGCGGTTTCAAGGAAGTGGCGCGCAACATCTCCTTTGACGACTCTGCCTTCCGGGATTCCATCACCATTCCGGAACTGGGTTGGGCGCTTTCCCAGGCTACCACCTACACCAGGGGTCCCTTGGAATTTTTGAGTCTTGACGCCTGCCTGATGAACCTGGTAGAGGTCGCCTACGAGGTCCGGCCCTATGCCCGGGTCATGGTCGCTTCCCAGGATAACGTACCGCCTGAGGGATTGGACTACCAGGGCTGGCTCTCCCGCCTGATCGCCGATCCGGCGTTGGACGGGTTTGCACTGGCTCAGGCGGCGGCGGACACCTATTTAGCTTATTTCGCCTATGCTCCCGTCACCCAATCGGTGATCGATCTTGGCCGGATCGGCAGCCTGGCCCAGGCGCTCGACCGTTTCGCCCGGGAGGTGGTGACCGACCGGTGGACGTCCCGGTCGGTGTACGTCGATGTCGGAAACACCGCGGTTTTTTTCCAGGGGGATTACGATTATATTGATCTGATCGATTTTCTGATCCTGATCTTGGGTGATGAGCGGATCACCAATCCCCAGGTCCGGGTGGCGGCCCAGGAGGCTCTGGCCCAAGCCCAGGCGGCCGTCTTCTACAACCGGGCCGGGGGTTTTCTGGCCGGGAGAGCCCAGGGGATCAGCATTTATTTTCCTTACAGAGTCTATCACCTTGGGTATGATCAACTTGCCTTTGCCCGGGACACGGCTTGGGACGATATGTTAAGATACTTGGGGATAGGGCGGAGGGGCGCCGGCGACTACGGGGCGCCGGCGACTACGGGGCGGGGTAGCTGAACAGGCGGGTTTTTAACCCCGCAAAATCAGCCTGGGGAAAAAATATTTTTTTCCCCAGGCCAAACCTGTAGCAAAAGACAAGAAAGTATCGTATAGTTATCCATAGGGATTCGGGCCTTCCTTTTATGAGAGTGCCTGGATCTGGTAGCGGAACGACTGGACGGAACCATTCCGCGCTTCGGAAGCCTGGAAAAAGGAGGTGAGGGCGGTTACGAAGTAATACCGAAGCGGGGGGTGGGTGACGAATGCCGGAAGAATCCTTTGGAGGACGGAAGAGAGGAAACTTGGACACTCTCGATGGTGCTCCCGGGGGAAGCTTGCGGCAGGATAGACGAAACACCATCAAGCTACCGAGGAGGTTACACACATGAAAAAGCTCATTTTAGCGTTTGTTTTGGTTGTCGCTTTCGCCCTGCCGGCGCTGGCCAACCCGTTTGTCGATGTGCCTCTGAACCACTGGGCCTATGACGCGGTACAGAGCCTGGCGGCCAGAGGGGTCGTCATCGGCTATCCCGACGGAACCTTCGGCGGGCACCGGGCGCTGACCCGGTACGAGTTCTCTATGGCCATCGCCCGGGCTATCGGCTACATGGAACGGTATGTGGATGAAGCCGGTCTGGCCACCTTGGAAGACATCGCCATTCTGGAGCGATTGATCCAGGAATTCGCCAACGAACTCCGCAATCTCGGTCTCACCGTGGAAGACGTGCGGCGGGTGGTCGGAGAGCACAGTCAGGCTCTTCAGGCGATGGATGCCCGAGTGGCGGAACTCGAGAAATACGCCGAACCGTTGAAAATTACCGGTGAATTCACCGCGACCTATACCGCCTTCATGCCCATCGACGAAGCGGCGGGTAAAGTCGAGGCGACTTTTGTGGACGTCACCGAACTGAACCTGGCGGCGACTATCAACGACTACACCACCGCCGGGGTGCAGCTAGTCGTTGAAGACACCCTCGGCGGGGACGGAACCGTGGTTACCGCCGAAGATTTCTACATCGAATACCAGAAGGACGAATGGTATGTCAGGGTCGGTGATATTAAGATCGACAAGCTTGACCTGGGCTTGGTGCTCGGTGATTTTGACGCAGACGACTATGACCTGGAATTCGAAGGTTTCCATGTGGTATACGC
This region of Atribacteraceae bacterium genomic DNA includes:
- a CDS encoding iron ABC transporter permease translates to MPGSSIRKNSAKLSGLSRNDLIPMTGGRRKGDRLVLALLFLVLLASLLLALGVGGGRFRWTDVGSVFRYPALTGFERIILFEIRLPRIVLAGLVGSGLALCGGILQGLFQNPLVDPYVLGISSGAAFGAVLAILTGTVAGLLTIPLFAFSFALLTAVLVFSLGRVGRKFPLSTMLLSGMAVGFFFSALITLGMFVSGEELHQVVFWLMGGFWNRSWRDVGMVLPLFLVSVPVLLIHARELNALLLGERVAASIGVETERVKKRLLVVSSLLVAACVSVSGVIGFIGLVIPHLVRLLVGQDHRRLLPATSLVGGIVLLWADTLSRTIVHPSELPVGIVTSLLGVPFFMYLLRRGRGKW
- a CDS encoding clostripain-related cysteine peptidase, with amino-acid sequence MVKKRVNRHLLAWALRGILTLVLVIAAGCTPGVMPPRPDGRGGDWTVMVFLSADNDLERFGWEDLREMEMVGSTSRVNIVVQFDTYTGPAKRYHVMRTPHQSYLTAVSSPVLQELGEVNMGDPVTLVDFVRFATERFPARHYALVVWSHGSGFKEVARNISFDDSAFRDSITIPELGWALSQATTYTRGPLEFLSLDACLMNLVEVAYEVRPYARVMVASQDNVPPEGLDYQGWLSRLIADPALDGFALAQAAADTYLAYFAYAPVTQSVIDLGRIGSLAQALDRFAREVVTDRWTSRSVYVDVGNTAVFFQGDYDYIDLIDFLILILGDERITNPQVRVAAQEALAQAQAAVFYNRAGGFLAGRAQGISIYFPYRVYHLGYDQLAFARDTAWDDMLRYLGIGRRGAGDYGAPATTGRGS
- a CDS encoding ABC transporter ATP-binding protein — its product is MVNPYLVVQNLTFAYNRRTVLHGLSFALSEGDFIGILGPNGSGKSTLLHCLAGLEKPKGGSVQLGGENLGRLDRRELSRRVAIVFQDVPQGLDLPCFEVVMLGRFAHRRHKEAENDDDFQAVESAMRLTATSHFSDRPFNELSGGEKQRVMIARALAQEPRLLLLDEPTSHLDILHQIEIMGILAGLNKSGIAILAALHDLNLVSQFATRVLLLKKGTILKSGLVSEVMNGPDLEDLMQVEFLVETHSLTGRPYFLPLGERVVPDTAAPRIHLVSGGGSGAPFMRELTERGFRVSVGVVNRLDTDEEVARRLGLLVISAQPFSSFGPETISQAGSLAGEALFVLVVPTYWGRGNEENLAMVLDLQKQGRTILLLSQALEPSWDYTGGSALCSLGQLVERGARVFDDRSALYRFLDNAVKTDR